The following coding sequences are from one Streptomyces sp. NBC_01571 window:
- a CDS encoding choice-of-anchor C family protein, giving the protein MFAPRVSLVAAAVSVLLAGAGAAVAAPAKGPIATHGLAASSLAFSRFDDGSFETPTVPPATFQTFTAGQTIGPWQVTSGTADLIGAGYWQAAEGDQSLDLNGNNPGSVSQTFTTVPGTQYTVTYALAGNFGGPPTVKTGQVRIDGQDVQNFSFDVTGKTRTNMGYINRQVTFVATGTSTTLSFASTTPNSAWGPVIDDVTVKPCPPCPTCG; this is encoded by the coding sequence ATGTTCGCACCCCGCGTCTCTCTCGTCGCTGCTGCGGTGTCTGTCCTTCTAGCTGGGGCTGGCGCAGCGGTCGCCGCTCCGGCGAAGGGCCCCATCGCGACACACGGACTCGCCGCGTCCTCCCTGGCGTTCAGCCGCTTCGACGACGGCAGCTTCGAGACGCCCACCGTCCCCCCGGCAACTTTTCAGACCTTCACGGCAGGGCAAACGATCGGCCCCTGGCAGGTCACCAGCGGGACGGCGGACCTGATCGGTGCGGGGTACTGGCAGGCGGCCGAAGGCGACCAGTCCCTGGACCTCAACGGAAACAACCCCGGATCGGTGTCCCAGACGTTCACCACCGTTCCGGGCACCCAGTACACCGTGACGTACGCGCTCGCCGGCAACTTCGGTGGTCCGCCGACCGTGAAGACGGGCCAAGTCCGCATCGACGGCCAGGACGTCCAGAACTTCTCCTTCGACGTCACCGGCAAGACCCGCACCAACATGGGCTACATCAACCGGCAGGTGACCTTCGTAGCCACCGGTACCTCCACGACGCTGTCCTTCGCCAGTACCACGCCCAACAGCGCCTGGGGGCCCGTCATCGACGACGTCACCGTCAAGCCCTGCCCGCCCTGCCCTACCTGCGGCTGA